In Trifolium pratense cultivar HEN17-A07 linkage group LG7, ARS_RC_1.1, whole genome shotgun sequence, a genomic segment contains:
- the LOC123895256 gene encoding fasciclin-like arabinogalactan protein 12 → MVMMKLKVPLFTLSLVLTFLFNLTTITSAATATSPAPSPSSAPTDIIRVLKKAGGFTTLIRLLQTTQVATQINAQLLNSNNGLTLFAPNDNSFSTLKPGFLNSLNDQQKNELIQFHELPSFVSISNFDTLSNPVRTQAGDDPERLALNITSSGNSVNLTTGVVNATVGGSVYSDHQLAIYQVDKVLLPRDFFVPKSPPPAPAPEKSKDGSKKKSADGPASADDTDKSDAMSLKDKIGIMWIVAVASVIVFSL, encoded by the coding sequence atggtgatgatgaaattgaaagtTCCACTCTTCACACTCTCACTTGTTCTAACATTCCTCTTCAATCTCACCACCATAACTTCAGCAGCCACCGCTACATCACCGGCACCATCACCATCATCAGCACCAACAGACATTATCCGAGTCCTCAAAAAAGCCGGCGGATTCACCACGCTTATCCGCCTTCTCCAAACAACACAAGTAGCTACACAAATCAATGCACAACTCCTAAACTCAAACAATGGATTGACACTCTTTGCACCAAATGACAATTCATTTTCTACCTTAAAACCTGGTTTTCTTAATTCTCTTAATGATCAACAAAAGAATGAGCTTATTCAATTCCATGAACTACCCTCTTTTGTTTCGATATCAAATTTCGATACTTTAAGTAATCCAGTTAGAACACAAGCTGGTGATGATCCTGAGAGGTTAGCATTGAATATTACAAGTTCAGGGAATTCAGTGAATTTAACAACTGGTGTTGTTAATGCTACTGTTGGTGGTAGTGTTTATTCTGATCATCAACTTGCTATTTATCAAGTTGATAAAGTTCTTCTTCCTAGAGATTTTTTTGTTCCTAAGTCTCCTCCACCGGCTCCGGCACCCGAAAAGAGTAAGGATGGTTCTAAGAAAAAATCTGCAGATGGTCCTGCTTCTGCAGATGATACTGATAAATCTGATGCTATGAGTTtgaaggacaaaattggaattATGTGGATTGTCGCGGTTGCTTCAGTAATTGTGTTTTCATTGTGA
- the LOC123895257 gene encoding beta-galactosidase 8-like, whose product MRAIKIVLVLIWFIPTMFCTNVDYDHRALVIDGKRKVLISGSIHYPRSTPQMWPELIQKSKDGGLDVIETYVFWNLHEPVKGQYDFDGRKDLVKFVKTVAEAGLYVHLRIGPYACAEWNYGGFPLWLHFIPGIKFRTDNEPFKAEMKTFTAKIVDLMKQEKLYASQGGPIILSQIENEYGNIDSHYGAAGKSYINWAAKMATSLDTGVPWVMCQQADAPDPIINTCNGFYCDQFTPNSNTKPKMWTENWSGWFLSFGGAVPSRPVEDLAFAVARFFQRGGTFQNYYMYHGGTNFDRTTGGPFIATSYDYDAPIDEYGIIRQPKWGHLKDVHKAIKLCEEALIATDPKITSLGPNLEAAVYKTGSVCAAFLANVDTKSDKTVNFSGNSYHLPAWSVSILPDCKNVVLNTAKINSASAISSFVTEPLKEDTGSLEASSSKWSWISEPVGISKVGSFSKTGLLEQINTTADRSDYLWYSLSIDLKDDPSSQTVLHIESLGHALHAFINGKLAGSQAGNSGKAKLNVDIPIALVSGKNKIDLLSLTVGLQNYGAFFDTVGAGITGPVILKGLKNGNTLDLSSQKWTYQVGLKGEELSLSSGSSGQWNSPSSSPKNQPLTWYKSNFDAPSGSNPVAIDFTGMGKGEAWVNGQSIGRYWPTYIASNAGCTDSCNYRGPYTASKCRKNCGKPSQTLYHVPRSFLKPSGNILVLFEENGGDPTQISFATKQLGSLCQHISESHPPQIDLWNSDTESGRQIGPELLLECPNQNHVITSIKFASYGTPLGTCGNFYHGRCSSNKSLSIVKKACIGSRSCSVGVSTDTFGDPCKGVTKSLAVEATCA is encoded by the exons atgagAGCCATCAaaattgttttggttttgatttgGTTCATTCCAACAATGTTTTGTACCAATGTGGATTATGATCATAGAGCATTGGTCATTGATGGCAAACGTAAAGTCTTGATTTCTGGTTCTATTCATTACCCTCGTAGTACTCCACag aTGTGGCCAGAGCTTATTCAGAAATCCAAAGATGGAGGACTTGATGTGATTGAAACCTATGTTTTTTGGAATTTACATGAACCAGTTAAAGGCCAG TATGATTTTGATGGGAGGAAGGATTTGGTGAAATTTGTGAAGACAGTAGCTGAGGCTGGTCTATATGTGCATCTCCGGATCGGTCCATACGCGTGTGCTGAATGGAACTACGG TGGTTTCCCTCTTTGGCTTCACTTCATTCCAGGGATTAAGTTCCGAACCGATAATGAACCATTCAAG GCAGAAATGAAGACATTCACCGCTAAGATTGTGGATCTCATGAAGCAAGAGAAATTATATGCATCACAGGGAGGACCTATTATTTTATCTCAG ATTGAAAATGAGTATGGAAACATTGATTCACACTATGGTGCTGCTGGTAAATCTTACATCAATTGGGCAGCAAAAATGGCTACATCTCTTGATACAGGTGTTCCTTGGGTCATGTGTCAGCAAGCAGATGCTCCTGATCCAATT ATTAATACATGCAATGGATTTTACTGCGATCAATTCACACCAAACTCTAATACAAAGCCGAAAATGTGGACAGAGAATTGGAGTGGATG GTTTCTTTCATTTGGTGGTGCTGTTCCTTCCAGACCTGTGGAAGATCTTGCATTTGCTGTCGCGCGCTTTTTCCAACGAGGTGGAACATTTCAAAATTACTATATG TACCATGGAGGGACCAACTTTGATCGAACTACCGGGGGACCTTTCATTGCTACAAGTTATGATTATGATGCTCCAATTGATGAGTATG GCATTATAAGGCAGCCAAAGTGGGGCCACCTTAAAGATGTGCATAAGGCCATAAAGCTTTGCGAAGAAGCATTAATAGCTACGGATCCCAAGATTACATCTCTTGGTCCAAACCTAGAG GCTGCAGTTTATAAGACAGGATCTGTATGTGCTGCCTTCCTCGCCAACGTGGACACCAAATCTGATAAAACTGTAAATTTCAGTGGCAATTCATATCACTTGCCTGCATGGTCTGTGAGCATCTTACCAGATTGCAAGAATGTAGTGCTTAATACTGCAAAG ATTAATTCTGCATCTGCGATTTCAAGCTTTGTAACTGAACCTTTGAAAGAAGATACTGGTTCTTTAGAAGCTTCTAGTTCAAAATGGAGTTGGATAAGTGAACCTGTCGGTATTTCGAAGGTCGGTTCATTTTCAAAAACTGGATTACTTGAGCAAATAAATACCACAGCTGATAGAAGTGACTACTTGTGGTACTCATTAAG cattgATCTTAAAGATGATCCTAGTTCGCAAACTGTCCTTCACATTGAATCGCTTGGCCATGCCCTTCATGCTTTCATAAACGGCAAGCTTGCAG GGAGCCAAGCAGGAAACAGTGGCAAAGCTAAGCTTAATGTGGACATCCCAATCGCACTAGTTTCTGGAAAGAACAAAATTGATCTGCTTAGTTTAACAGTGGGACTTCAG AACTATGGAGCTTTTTTTGACACAGTAGGAGCGGGGATCACTGGTCCTGTGATATTGAAAGGTTTGAAGAATGGCAACACTCTTGATCTCTCGTCTCAGAAATGGACATATCAG GTTGGCCTAAAAGGTGAAGAGTTAAGTCTGTCTAGTGGAAGTTCTGGACAGTGGAATTCACCGTCATCCTCTCCTAAGAACCAACCATTGACTTGGTACAAG TCAAACTTTGATGCTCCATCCGGAAGTAATCCAGTTGCAATTGACTTCACGGGGATGGGAAAAGGCGAGGCTTGGGTAAACGGACAAAGCATTGGGCGATACTGGCCTACATATATTGCTTCAAATGCTGGTTGCACAGATTCATGCAACTATAGAGGACCATATACTGCGTCCAAATGTCGCAAGAATTGTGGAAAACCATCACAGACATT ATACCATGTACCGCGATCGTTTTTGAAACCAAGCGGCAATATTCTTGTATTGTTTGAGGAAAATGGTGGCGATCCAACACAAATATCTTTTGCTACAAAACAGCTAGGAAGTTTGTGTCAACATATATCTGAATCTCACCCGCCTCAAATAGACTTGTGGAACTCGGATACAGAATCGGGTAGACAAATAGGGCCTGAACTATTGCTCGAGTGTCCTAATCAAAATCACGTAATCACTTCCATCAAATTTGCAAGCTACGGAACACCACTCGGGACTTGCGGAAACTTCTACCACGGACGCTGCAGCAGCAATAAGTCACTGTCAATTGTAAAGAAG GCTTGCATTGGATCAAGAAGTTGTAGCGTTGGAGTATCAACTGATACATTTGGAGACCCTTGTAAAGGAGTGACAAAGAGTTTAGCTGTTGAAGCTACTTGTGCATAA